From the Apus apus isolate bApuApu2 chromosome 4, bApuApu2.pri.cur, whole genome shotgun sequence genome, one window contains:
- the TET2 gene encoding methylcytosine dioxygenase TET2 isoform X1 — protein sequence MSARRRDAAEIHSEGSLVDGPGAGQMEQDRTNHVDGNRLSPFLIPQSSHICQAEPSVVKLQNGSSATERPELEVNGDHKQLFTKSNRALPHLKENPNNRVSSDLLQEKKVCSKYMQNGGIKRTFSEPSLYGFHESKKVKQDKEVNGEKAEPENNNEITSLSNCYSEKKPESFTGQENEISDLLQSTRYNSGGSENPHDLIQDEQERGNIHCHNRDIVLLLKNKAVPMPNGATVSASSMENMHGELLEKTLSQYYPEHVSIAMQKNTSHINAITSQATNELSYETTHSSHTSGQITSPQTSNSELPQVPAVVVTEVYNTEDSSKPPLLPGSCSLQKSELQLQQQIPGYDPHQSPIGNSTVCGNIGQVPNQDLSSLSSSSNLQAQNAALERFSEQAEKNGAFFEQNSTFHKDSSAPPAPEINSALSVMVLERPHSYDNRCDETLPGKVKNEGQQQGPMSESPSLSQQQLHSQQRLPQQAQTSQDVSESNPQAAVAASIQQCPGEVTPAPPLQSLHTRGNEGEFQQHYRHFPGQREPEIPPSKEKDQVKEPVQQAQRYSKPAWIELVSTQFRQGEPPQKPSEALLRSILRFQANTAETAYTKQYAGSPDALKGPSGQPQSQKITEQEQIPPLYKSENSQLQPHPTADQQLPFQKHSPQPQLTKMDSLLKSQVQQHPPQQLHFQQRPEQQAEQPLGAQLKQQHLNPQPGENEQFLHSHILQQMLQKQAQQVPMPCSPQLTPNQQQALQMKNKDLPQTISHSQSNAEQPLDRTSFNQLKGDECFQTVNKYMKSTVFPLHNPQLSLEQVQSMNNKAPLYTQKANASLQHPCPNNVHLISEKKENAANTERFGANKMQDLQHMQYFSNNLTAKQDMNHCFQEQEQQTQQASVIQLPPLQQAQCYGGSLNQDLPSQQATRIPQRYLPHSQQTAPHSQDQRSCHLQSQTPKDFQKHAALRWHLLQKQEQQAYQQPKTETGPSAARKPIKIEAGTKSNVCMRLPAGQLENKMWKKTIKQENQHFGCENTQQKSIIETMEQQLKQIQVKSLFDHKTFTVKSPKHVKVETAGPITILSRNTSAADFDTQTPILDQQANSSSEKTPTKRTAGTVLNNFLDSPSKLLDTPVKNLLDTPAKTQYDFPSCSCVEQIIEKDEGPFYTHLGAGPNVAAIRKIMEERFGQKGKAIRIERVVYTGKEGKSSQGCPIAKWVVRRSSQEEKLLCLVRERAGHTCETAVIVILILVWEGIPTSLADKLYSELTDTLRKYGTLTNRRCALNEERTCACQGLDPETCGASFSFGCSWSMYYNGCKFARSKIPRKFKLMGDDPKEEEKLESNLQNLSTLMAPTYKKLAPDAYNNQIEYEHRAPECRLGLKEGRPFSGVTACLDFCAHAHRDLHNMQNGSTLVCTLTREDNREIGQTPEDEQLHVLPLYKVSDVDEFGSTEGQEEKKRNGSIQVLTSFRRKVRMLAEPVKTCRQRKLEAKKAAAEKLSSLENGSSKAERDKSTAARNKQGNSEAAGHAKQLADLLRLSGPATQQQQQQQHPQRPLPNNLQSNPINSYSGSGSANLYVRLPNPANAYPSSSYASDPYGGSSPMNLYTTSSQPSGSYLNSSHELPMNPYSGSLSQNNQYPSYQCNGNIAMDNCSSYLGSYPSQHQHMDLYSCQSQDHMSTLSLPPIQTLYQHRFGNNQSFGPKYLNYGNQNMQLDSFSNCTIRPNVHHVGSFSSYSTHEADGHFMEVASRLKSNPSNPSMDYASMSKTSEHHHMQPPPHLAHNYHSAASMFSGPPNSLHLQNKDSEMISHAVNGLSNMLPGQNHDRTIPQGGLDKTDVLNPEKAEDPDEVWSDSEQNFLDPEIGGVAVAPSHGSILIECAKRELHATTPLKNPNRNHPTRISLVFYQHKSMNEPKHGLALWEAKMAEKAREKEEECEKYGPDYVPQKSYGKKAKREPAEPHEPSEPTYMRFIKSLAQRTLSVTTDSTVTTSPYAFTRVTGPYNRYI from the exons atacATTCAGAGGGTAGCCTTGTGGATGGCCCCGGAGCAGGCCAGATGGAACAGGACAGAACCAACCATGTTGATGGCAATAGATTGAGTCCATTTCTAATACCACAATCTTCTCACATTTGCCAGGCAGAACCTTCTGTGGTGAAGCTACAGAATGGAAGTTCAGCAACAGAGAGGCCTGAACTTGAAGTAAATGGAGACCACAAGCAGCTATTCACTAAAAGCAACCGTGCATTGCCCCACCTGAAGGAAAATCCAAACAACCGTGTTAGCTCTGACCTTttacaagaaaagaaagtatgTTCCAAATATATGCAAAACGGTGGGATAAAACGCACTTTTAGTGAGCCCTCTCTGTATGGATTTCATGAGAGCAAAAAAGTGAAACAAGACAAAGAGGTAAATGGAGAAAAAGCTGAGCCAGAGAATAACAATGAAATAACAAGCCTCTCCAATTGTTACAGTGAGAAGAAACCTGAGAGTTTTACAggacaagaaaatgaaatttcagattTGTTACAGTCTACAAGATACAACAGTGGTGGTTCAGAAAACCCTCATGACCTGATTCAGGATGAGCAGGAGCGAGGAAACATTCATTGCCACAACAGGGACATTGTCTTACTACTTAAGAACAAGGCAGTGCCAATGCCTAATGGTGCTACAGTTTCTGCCTCTTCCATGGAAAACATGCATGGTGAACTCCTGGAGAAAACACTGTCTCAATATTATCCAGAACATGTTTCCATAGCAATGCAGAAGAACACATCTCATATCAATGCCATTACCAGTCAGGCTACTAATGAGTTGTCCTATGAGACAACACATTCATCCCATACCTCAGGGCAGATCACTTCCCCACAGACCTCAAACTCTGAGCTGCCTCAAGTGCCAGCTGTAGTGGTTACTGAGGTCTACAACACAGAAGACTCCAGTAAACCACCTCTATTGCCAGGTAGCTGTTCACTTCAGAAATCAGAACTACAGCTACAGCAACAGATTCCAGGCTATGATCCACACCAGTCACCCATAGGAAACAGTACTGTTTGTGGAAACATCGGGCAGGTTCCCAACCAAGACCTCTCTTCTCTAAGTTCCAGCAGTAACCTGCAAGCTCAGAACGCTGCTCTGGAAAGGTTTTCtgagcaagcagaaaaaaatggtgcTTTCTTTGAACAGAACTCAACGTTTCACAAAgattcctctgctcctcctgctccagaaaTAAACAGTGCACTGTCCGTCATGGTGCTAGAAAGACCCCATTCCTATGACAACAGATGTGATGAAACTCTTCCTGGGAAGGTAAAAAACGAAGGGCAACAGCAAGGACCAATGTCAGAAAGTCCCAGCCTCAGCCAACAACAACTTCACTCTCAGCAGAGACTTCCGCAGCAGGCACAAACCTCACAAGATGTCAGTGAAAGCAACCCGCAAGCTGCTGTGGCCGCCTCCAttcagcagtgcccaggagAAGTTACGCCGGCGCCTCCCCTCCAAAGCCTGCACACGCGCGGAAACGAGGGCGAGTTTCAGCAACACTATCGACATTTCCCAGGACAGAGAGAACCTGAGATTCCTCCCAGCAAAGAAAAGGACCAAGTGAAAGAACCTGTGCAACAGGCTCAACGTtattcaaaaccagcctggatAGAATTGGTTTCCACACAGTTCCGCCAGGGAGAACCTCCCCAAAAGCCCAGTGAAGCTTTATTGCGATCAATTCTTCGGTTCCAGGCAAACACAGCTGAAACAGCCTATACAAAACAGTATGCTGGAAGTCCTGATGCATTAAAGGGGCCTTCAGGACAGCCCCAGAGCCAGAAGATAACGGAACAGGAACAAATTCCTCCGCTGTACAAAAGCGAGAACTCCCAGCTGCAGCCGCATCCCACAGCTGACCAGCAGCTGCCGTTCCAGAAACACTCGCCGCAGCCACAGCTCACAAAGATGGATTCCCTACTCAAGTCCCAAGTGCAGCAACACCCTCCGCAGCAGCTCCATTTCCAGCAAAGACCAGAACAACAAGCCGAACAGCCGTTAGGGGCCCAATTGAAACAGCAGCACTTGAATCCCCAGCCCGGGGAAAATGAGCAATTCTTGCATTCACACATTTTGCAACAGATGCTTCAAAAGCAGGCACAGCAGGTGCCAATGCCGTGCAGTCCACAGTTAACCCCAAACCAGCAACAGgctctgcaaatgaaaaataaagacctGCCCCAAACGATTTCTCACTCCCAAAGCAATGCTGAGCAGCCGCTAGACAGGACATCCTTCAATCAGCTTAAAGGAGATGAATGTTTTCAAACTGTGAATAAGTACATGAAATCAACTGTATTCCCACTGCATAACCCTCAGCTAAGCTTAGAGCAGGTACAGAGCATGAACAACAAAGCTCCCCTTTACACTCAGAAAGCAAATGCTAgtctgcagcatccctgcccaAACAACGTGCACTTGatttctgagaagaaagaaaacgCCGCAAATACTGAACGCTTTGGAGCCAACAAAATGCAGGACTTGCAACAcatgcagtatttttcaaataatttgacTGCAAAGCAAGACATGAATCACTGTTTTCAAGAACAAGAGCAGCAGACACAACAAGCTTCAGTTATACAGCTACCACCACTCCAGCAAGCACAGTGCTACGGTGGTAGTCTGAACCAAGATCTCCCAAGCCAACAAGCTACACGCATTCCTCAGCGGTACTTACCACACAGCCAGCAAACTGCCCCACACTCCCAAGACCAGAGAAGCTGTCATTTGCAGTCCCAAACCCCCaaggattttcaaaagcatgcTGCTCTAAGGTGGCATCTCTTGCAAAAACAGGAGCAACAAGCATACCAGCAACCCAAAACAGAGACTGGTCCCAGTGCAGCACGCAAGCCTATAAAAATTGAGGCTGGCACAAAGTCTAATGTTTGCATGCGTCTACCAGCTGGACagctagaaaacaaaatgtggaaaaaaacaattaaacaaGAGAATCAGCACTTTGGCTGCGAGAACACGCAACAAAAGAGCATCATCGAGACAATGGAACAGCAGCTAAAACAGATACAGGTCAAATCACTGTTTGATCACAAGACTTTTACTGTCAAATCACCTAAACATGTGAAGGTTGAAACAGCAGGCCCTATTACCATCCTGTCAAGAAATACCAGTGCTGCAGATTTTGACACTCAGACCCCAATCCTAGATCAACAAGCAAACTCATCTTCTGAGAAAACCCCGACCAAAAGAACAGCTGGAACTGTTCTCAATAATTTTTTAGACTCACCTTCCAAGTTATTGGATACTCCTGTAAAAAATTTATTGGATACACCTGCCAAAACCCAGTATGATTTCCCATCTTGCAGCTGTGTTG agCAAATTATTGAAAAAGATGAAGGTCCTTTCTATACCCATCTAGGAGCCGGTCCTAATGTGGCAGCTATTAGAAAAATCATGGAAGAAAG atTTGGACAGAAGGGTAAAGCTATAAGGATTGAGAGGGTTGTCTACACTGGGAAAGAAGGCAAAAGTTCTCAAGGATGTCCAATTGCTAAATGG GTAGTCCGCAGAAGCAGTCAGGAGGAAAAGCTACTCTGCTTGGTGCGTGAGCGAGCAGGCCACACGTGTGAAACAGCTGTGATCGTGATTCTCATCCTGGTCTGGGAGGGAATCCCAACAAGCCTGGCTGACAAGCTCTACTCCGAACTCACAGACACCCTGAGGAAGTATGGCACACTCACAAACCGGCGGTGCGCCCTGAACGAAGA acgGACTTGTGCATGTCAAGGGCTGGACCCTGAAACTTGTGgtgcttcattttcctttggtTGCTCCTGGAGCATGTACTACAATGGTTGTAAGTTTGCCAGAAGCAAGATTCCAAGAAAGTTCAAGCTGATGGGGGATGACCCAAAAGAG gaagaaaaactagAATCCAATTTGCAGAACCTGTCAACCCTGATGGCACCTACCTACAAGAAGCTTGCACCTGATGCATATAACAACCAG ATTGAGTATGAACACAGAGCACCTGAGTGTCGCCTGGGTTTAAAAGAAGGCCGCCCATTCTCAGGGGTCACTGCCTGCCTGGATTTTTGCGCTCACGCTCACAGAGACTTGCACAATATGCAGAACGGGAGTACACTG GTTTGCACACTAACTAGAGAAGACAATCGTGAAATTGGCCAAACACCAGAAGATGAGCAGCTCCACGTGCTCCCGTTATACAAAGTATCTGATGTGGATGAGTTTGGAAGCACTGAAGgccaggaggagaaaaagaggaacGGCAGCATCCAGGTGCTTACCTCCTTTCGCCGAAAAGTAAGGATGTTAGCAGAGCCTGTTAAGACGTGTCGGCAAAGGAAGCtagaagcaaagaaggcagctgcagaaaagctttcctCCTTGGAGAATGGGTCTAGCAAAGCTGAAAGAGATAAGTCTACTGCAGCACGCAACAAGCAAGGCAACTCTGAGGCAGCAGGTCACGCAAAGCAGCTAGCAG ATCTTTTACGTCTTTCAGGACCAGCCAcacaacaacagcagcagcagcaacatccACAGCGGCCTCTCCCTAACAACCTTCAGTCAAATCCTATTAACTCTTACTCGGGTTCAGGTTCTGCAAATCTCTATGTAAGGTTGCCTAATCCAGCCAATGCTTATCCAAGCTCTTCATACGCTTCAGATCCCTATGGAGGGTCCAGTCCCATGAACCTCTATACAACTTCATCACAGCCTTCTGGGTCTTATTTGAATTCTTCCCATGAACTTCCCATGAACCCATATTCAGGATCACTGAGTCAAAATAACCAATATCCATCCTACCAATGCAATGGAAACATAGCTATGGACAACTGCTCCTCTTACTTGGGCTCCTACCCTTCTCAGCATCAGCACATGGATTTGTATAGTTGCCAGAGCCAAGACCATATGTCTACACTAAGTCTACCACCCATTCAAACATTATACCAGCATAGGTTTGGGAATAACCAGAGTTTTGGTCCCAAGTACTTGAATTATGGAAACCAAAACATGCAGTTAGACTCCTTCAGCAATTGCACCATTAGACCAAATGTGCACCACGTAGGGTCTTTTTCCTCTTACTCTACCCATGAGGCCGACGGCCATTTTATGGAGGTTGCCTCAAGGTTAAAATCTAATCCGAGTAATCCGAGCATGGATTATGCCTCCATGAGTAAAACCAGTGAACATCATCACATGCAACCCCCTCCACACTTAGCACACAACTACCATTCTGCTGCAAGTATGTTCAGTGGTCCTCCTAATTCATTGCATCTCCAAAATAAGGATAGTGAAATGATTTCACATGCAGTTAACGGTTTGTCTAACATGCTTCCAGGTCAAAACCATGATAGGACTATTCCCCAGGGTGGTTTAGATAAAACTGATGTGCTGAATCCAGAAAAAGCAGAGGATCCCGATGAAGTCTGGTCAGATAGTGAGCAGAACTTTCTGGATCCAGAAATCGGAGGAGTAGCAGTTGCTCCATCTCATGGGTCGATTCTCATAGAGTGTGCAAAACGTGAGCTCCACGCAACGACTCCcttaaaaaatcccaacaggAACCATCCCACCAGAATATCCCTTGTCTTTTACCAGCACAAGAGTATGAATGAGCCAAAACACGGGCTGGCTCTGTGGGAAGCAAAGATGGCTGAGAaggcaagagagaaagaagaggaatgTGAAAAGTACGGTCCAGACTATGTGCCTCAGAAATCTTACGGCAAAAAAGCAAAGCGGGAGCCTGCTGAGCCACACGAACCCTCAGAGCCAACGTACATGCGCTTC
- the TET2 gene encoding methylcytosine dioxygenase TET2 isoform X2, which produces MSARRRDAAEIHSEGSLVDGPGAGQMEQDRTNHVDGNRLSPFLIPQSSHICQAEPSVVKLQNGSSATERPELEVNGDHKQLFTKSNRALPHLKENPNNRVSSDLLQEKKVCSKYMQNGGIKRTFSEPSLYGFHESKKVKQDKEVNGEKAEPENNNEITSLSNCYSEKKPESFTGQENEISDLLQSTRYNSGGSENPHDLIQDEQERGNIHCHNRDIVLLLKNKAVPMPNGATVSASSMENMHGELLEKTLSQYYPEHVSIAMQKNTSHINAITSQATNELSYETTHSSHTSGQITSPQTSNSELPQVPAVVVTEVYNTEDSSKPPLLPGSCSLQKSELQLQQQIPGYDPHQSPIGNSTVCGNIGQVPNQDLSSLSSSSNLQAQNAALERFSEQAEKNGAFFEQNSTFHKDSSAPPAPEINSALSVMVLERPHSYDNRCDETLPGKVKNEGQQQGPMSESPSLSQQQLHSQQRLPQQAQTSQDVSESNPQAAVAASIQQCPGEVTPAPPLQSLHTRGNEGEFQQHYRHFPGQREPEIPPSKEKDQVKEPVQQAQRYSKPAWIELVSTQFRQGEPPQKPSEALLRSILRFQANTAETAYTKQYAGSPDALKGPSGQPQSQKITEQEQIPPLYKSENSQLQPHPTADQQLPFQKHSPQPQLTKMDSLLKSQVQQHPPQQLHFQQRPEQQAEQPLGAQLKQQHLNPQPGENEQFLHSHILQQMLQKQAQQVPMPCSPQLTPNQQQALQMKNKDLPQTISHSQSNAEQPLDRTSFNQLKGDECFQTVNKYMKSTVFPLHNPQLSLEQVQSMNNKAPLYTQKANASLQHPCPNNVHLISEKKENAANTERFGANKMQDLQHMQYFSNNLTAKQDMNHCFQEQEQQTQQASVIQLPPLQQAQCYGGSLNQDLPSQQATRIPQRYLPHSQQTAPHSQDQRSCHLQSQTPKDFQKHAALRWHLLQKQEQQAYQQPKTETGPSAARKPIKIEAGTKSNVCMRLPAGQLENKMWKKTIKQENQHFGCENTQQKSIIETMEQQLKQIQVKSLFDHKTFTVKSPKHVKVETAGPITILSRNTSAADFDTQTPILDQQANSSSEKTPTKRTAGTVLNNFLDSPSKLLDTPVKNLLDTPAKTQYDFPSCSCVEQIIEKDEGPFYTHLGAGPNVAAIRKIMEERFGQKGKAIRIERVVYTGKEGKSSQGCPIAKWVVRRSSQEEKLLCLVRERAGHTCETAVIVILILVWEGIPTSLADKLYSELTDTLRKYGTLTNRRCALNEERTCACQGLDPETCGASFSFGCSWSMYYNGCKFARSKIPRKFKLMGDDPKEEEKLESNLQNLSTLMAPTYKKLAPDAYNNQIEYEHRAPECRLGLKEGRPFSGVTACLDFCAHAHRDLHNMQNGSTLVCTLTREDNREIGQTPEDEQLHVLPLYKVSDVDEFGSTEGQEEKKRNGSIQIFYVFQDQPHNNSSSSNIHSGLSLTTFSQILLTLTRVQVLQISM; this is translated from the exons atacATTCAGAGGGTAGCCTTGTGGATGGCCCCGGAGCAGGCCAGATGGAACAGGACAGAACCAACCATGTTGATGGCAATAGATTGAGTCCATTTCTAATACCACAATCTTCTCACATTTGCCAGGCAGAACCTTCTGTGGTGAAGCTACAGAATGGAAGTTCAGCAACAGAGAGGCCTGAACTTGAAGTAAATGGAGACCACAAGCAGCTATTCACTAAAAGCAACCGTGCATTGCCCCACCTGAAGGAAAATCCAAACAACCGTGTTAGCTCTGACCTTttacaagaaaagaaagtatgTTCCAAATATATGCAAAACGGTGGGATAAAACGCACTTTTAGTGAGCCCTCTCTGTATGGATTTCATGAGAGCAAAAAAGTGAAACAAGACAAAGAGGTAAATGGAGAAAAAGCTGAGCCAGAGAATAACAATGAAATAACAAGCCTCTCCAATTGTTACAGTGAGAAGAAACCTGAGAGTTTTACAggacaagaaaatgaaatttcagattTGTTACAGTCTACAAGATACAACAGTGGTGGTTCAGAAAACCCTCATGACCTGATTCAGGATGAGCAGGAGCGAGGAAACATTCATTGCCACAACAGGGACATTGTCTTACTACTTAAGAACAAGGCAGTGCCAATGCCTAATGGTGCTACAGTTTCTGCCTCTTCCATGGAAAACATGCATGGTGAACTCCTGGAGAAAACACTGTCTCAATATTATCCAGAACATGTTTCCATAGCAATGCAGAAGAACACATCTCATATCAATGCCATTACCAGTCAGGCTACTAATGAGTTGTCCTATGAGACAACACATTCATCCCATACCTCAGGGCAGATCACTTCCCCACAGACCTCAAACTCTGAGCTGCCTCAAGTGCCAGCTGTAGTGGTTACTGAGGTCTACAACACAGAAGACTCCAGTAAACCACCTCTATTGCCAGGTAGCTGTTCACTTCAGAAATCAGAACTACAGCTACAGCAACAGATTCCAGGCTATGATCCACACCAGTCACCCATAGGAAACAGTACTGTTTGTGGAAACATCGGGCAGGTTCCCAACCAAGACCTCTCTTCTCTAAGTTCCAGCAGTAACCTGCAAGCTCAGAACGCTGCTCTGGAAAGGTTTTCtgagcaagcagaaaaaaatggtgcTTTCTTTGAACAGAACTCAACGTTTCACAAAgattcctctgctcctcctgctccagaaaTAAACAGTGCACTGTCCGTCATGGTGCTAGAAAGACCCCATTCCTATGACAACAGATGTGATGAAACTCTTCCTGGGAAGGTAAAAAACGAAGGGCAACAGCAAGGACCAATGTCAGAAAGTCCCAGCCTCAGCCAACAACAACTTCACTCTCAGCAGAGACTTCCGCAGCAGGCACAAACCTCACAAGATGTCAGTGAAAGCAACCCGCAAGCTGCTGTGGCCGCCTCCAttcagcagtgcccaggagAAGTTACGCCGGCGCCTCCCCTCCAAAGCCTGCACACGCGCGGAAACGAGGGCGAGTTTCAGCAACACTATCGACATTTCCCAGGACAGAGAGAACCTGAGATTCCTCCCAGCAAAGAAAAGGACCAAGTGAAAGAACCTGTGCAACAGGCTCAACGTtattcaaaaccagcctggatAGAATTGGTTTCCACACAGTTCCGCCAGGGAGAACCTCCCCAAAAGCCCAGTGAAGCTTTATTGCGATCAATTCTTCGGTTCCAGGCAAACACAGCTGAAACAGCCTATACAAAACAGTATGCTGGAAGTCCTGATGCATTAAAGGGGCCTTCAGGACAGCCCCAGAGCCAGAAGATAACGGAACAGGAACAAATTCCTCCGCTGTACAAAAGCGAGAACTCCCAGCTGCAGCCGCATCCCACAGCTGACCAGCAGCTGCCGTTCCAGAAACACTCGCCGCAGCCACAGCTCACAAAGATGGATTCCCTACTCAAGTCCCAAGTGCAGCAACACCCTCCGCAGCAGCTCCATTTCCAGCAAAGACCAGAACAACAAGCCGAACAGCCGTTAGGGGCCCAATTGAAACAGCAGCACTTGAATCCCCAGCCCGGGGAAAATGAGCAATTCTTGCATTCACACATTTTGCAACAGATGCTTCAAAAGCAGGCACAGCAGGTGCCAATGCCGTGCAGTCCACAGTTAACCCCAAACCAGCAACAGgctctgcaaatgaaaaataaagacctGCCCCAAACGATTTCTCACTCCCAAAGCAATGCTGAGCAGCCGCTAGACAGGACATCCTTCAATCAGCTTAAAGGAGATGAATGTTTTCAAACTGTGAATAAGTACATGAAATCAACTGTATTCCCACTGCATAACCCTCAGCTAAGCTTAGAGCAGGTACAGAGCATGAACAACAAAGCTCCCCTTTACACTCAGAAAGCAAATGCTAgtctgcagcatccctgcccaAACAACGTGCACTTGatttctgagaagaaagaaaacgCCGCAAATACTGAACGCTTTGGAGCCAACAAAATGCAGGACTTGCAACAcatgcagtatttttcaaataatttgacTGCAAAGCAAGACATGAATCACTGTTTTCAAGAACAAGAGCAGCAGACACAACAAGCTTCAGTTATACAGCTACCACCACTCCAGCAAGCACAGTGCTACGGTGGTAGTCTGAACCAAGATCTCCCAAGCCAACAAGCTACACGCATTCCTCAGCGGTACTTACCACACAGCCAGCAAACTGCCCCACACTCCCAAGACCAGAGAAGCTGTCATTTGCAGTCCCAAACCCCCaaggattttcaaaagcatgcTGCTCTAAGGTGGCATCTCTTGCAAAAACAGGAGCAACAAGCATACCAGCAACCCAAAACAGAGACTGGTCCCAGTGCAGCACGCAAGCCTATAAAAATTGAGGCTGGCACAAAGTCTAATGTTTGCATGCGTCTACCAGCTGGACagctagaaaacaaaatgtggaaaaaaacaattaaacaaGAGAATCAGCACTTTGGCTGCGAGAACACGCAACAAAAGAGCATCATCGAGACAATGGAACAGCAGCTAAAACAGATACAGGTCAAATCACTGTTTGATCACAAGACTTTTACTGTCAAATCACCTAAACATGTGAAGGTTGAAACAGCAGGCCCTATTACCATCCTGTCAAGAAATACCAGTGCTGCAGATTTTGACACTCAGACCCCAATCCTAGATCAACAAGCAAACTCATCTTCTGAGAAAACCCCGACCAAAAGAACAGCTGGAACTGTTCTCAATAATTTTTTAGACTCACCTTCCAAGTTATTGGATACTCCTGTAAAAAATTTATTGGATACACCTGCCAAAACCCAGTATGATTTCCCATCTTGCAGCTGTGTTG agCAAATTATTGAAAAAGATGAAGGTCCTTTCTATACCCATCTAGGAGCCGGTCCTAATGTGGCAGCTATTAGAAAAATCATGGAAGAAAG atTTGGACAGAAGGGTAAAGCTATAAGGATTGAGAGGGTTGTCTACACTGGGAAAGAAGGCAAAAGTTCTCAAGGATGTCCAATTGCTAAATGG GTAGTCCGCAGAAGCAGTCAGGAGGAAAAGCTACTCTGCTTGGTGCGTGAGCGAGCAGGCCACACGTGTGAAACAGCTGTGATCGTGATTCTCATCCTGGTCTGGGAGGGAATCCCAACAAGCCTGGCTGACAAGCTCTACTCCGAACTCACAGACACCCTGAGGAAGTATGGCACACTCACAAACCGGCGGTGCGCCCTGAACGAAGA acgGACTTGTGCATGTCAAGGGCTGGACCCTGAAACTTGTGgtgcttcattttcctttggtTGCTCCTGGAGCATGTACTACAATGGTTGTAAGTTTGCCAGAAGCAAGATTCCAAGAAAGTTCAAGCTGATGGGGGATGACCCAAAAGAG gaagaaaaactagAATCCAATTTGCAGAACCTGTCAACCCTGATGGCACCTACCTACAAGAAGCTTGCACCTGATGCATATAACAACCAG ATTGAGTATGAACACAGAGCACCTGAGTGTCGCCTGGGTTTAAAAGAAGGCCGCCCATTCTCAGGGGTCACTGCCTGCCTGGATTTTTGCGCTCACGCTCACAGAGACTTGCACAATATGCAGAACGGGAGTACACTG GTTTGCACACTAACTAGAGAAGACAATCGTGAAATTGGCCAAACACCAGAAGATGAGCAGCTCCACGTGCTCCCGTTATACAAAGTATCTGATGTGGATGAGTTTGGAAGCACTGAAGgccaggaggagaaaaagaggaacGGCAGCATCCAG ATCTTTTACGTCTTTCAGGACCAGCCAcacaacaacagcagcagcagcaacatccACAGCGGCCTCTCCCTAACAACCTTCAGTCAAATCCTATTAACTCTTACTCGGGTTCAGGTTCTGCAAATCTCTATGTAA